The nucleotide window ttcagcccagtaggtggatgtattcagcccagtaggtggatgtattcagtccagtaggtggatgtattcagcccagtaggtggatgtattcagcccagtaggtggatgtattcagcccagtaggtggatgtattcagcccagtaggtggatgtattcagtccagtaggtggatgtgttcagcccagtaggtggatgtattcagtccagtaggtggatgtattcagcccagtaggtggatgtattcagcccagtaggtggatgtattcagcccagtaggtggatgtattcagcccagtaggtggatgtattcagcccagtaggtggatgtattcagcccagtaggtggtggatgtgttcagcccagtaggtggatgtattcagcccagtaggtggatgtattcagcccagtaggtgaatgtattcagtccagtaggtggatgtattcagcccagtaggtggatgtattcagcccagtaggtggatgtgttcagtccagtaggtggatgtattcagcccagtaggtggatgtattcagtccagtaggtgaatgtattcagtccagtaggtggatgtattcagcccagtaggtggtggatgtattcagcccagtaggtggatgtattcagtccagtaggtggatgtattcagcccagtaggtggatgtattcagcccagtaggtggatgtattcagcccagtaggtggatgtattcagcccagtaggtggatgtgttcagcccagtaggtggtggatgtattcagcccagtaggtggatgtattcagcccagtaggtggtggatgtattcagcccagtaggtggatgtattcagcccagtaggtggatgtattcagcccagtaggtggatgtattcagcccagtaggtggatgtattcagcccagtaggtggatgtattcagcccagtaggtggatgtattcagcccagtaggtggatgtattcagcccagtaggtggatgtattcagcccagtaggtggatgtgttcagcccagtaggtggatgtattcagcccagtaggtggatgtattcagcccagtaggtggatgtattcagtccagtaggtggatgtattcagcccagtaggtggatgtattcagcccagtaggtggatgtattcagcccagtaggtggatgtattcagcccagtaggtggatgtgtcTAATGTGCCCCAAAAAAAAGCCAAGCCACTCAGGAGTCTTGATCAACCACGTTCTGGGTCGATTCTGTTCGATAATAAGGAAACGGTCTCTCCTCGAAAACAGTCCTTGGCTCGTCACCGGAACGTCCCTGTGAAAACGTTAGGTAACGAGACTCGTTTAAGGTTACCCTTCTCTAAAAAAAGATGGTGGGAAATATTTTGTTAGTTTGGATTGAAGTGTCTATCAGCACCAAATGTAACAGAGACCTTGTGTCTGTTTGCCTAATCTCTGTGGCTTTCCTACTGGGTCAATCAGGGACAGGCAGACACCTACCCCTCTTTGTATTCTCCCAGCACCATGGGATCCCAGCCTTCAGATCCCTCTCTTCCGTGCACCCTAGCGTGCCTCATTGTTAGCGGCTCAGCTCAGATAAAATGCAGTTGGTTTAGACCACACAATGGATCAGCTGGTTCAACACAGTGTGTCCGTCCCAAatgacccccctccctccctttttcccctttacagtgcactactgttcCACGAGGGACCCATAGggctagtagtgcactatatagggaatagggtgccatttgggagggacCCTAGTATGTCCTACAGAACTCTCTCCTCCACTGAGCTGGTCATGTTTTCCTTACAGGAGATAAGTGCTGGGCCAGTGTTTTCACTGCACACAGAATAACATGCGACTGAAGATAGAAGGGTCATTAGAGAGAGAAACCTCCATGTGGACTGgagacgacaacaacaacaaaacacgtCCTCTTCGACAATCATCCACGTCTCCTCTATCTGACGGCCGTAACATGGGAATTTAGTTTGCTCAGTCTCCAAATGAATGTATTCATGTACATCAGGCTCTGACTCTATTGGTTCAGCCATATAGAAAACATTAGTAAtggtgtctttttgtaggcattaactccacctcggttcgttggacaaagcctatgggcAAATGAATggggatttttttttgggggggggggttttggataaatgcagaaaataaggtctgtgatAAACGAAAACTTAGGAGATGTTATACTTAGGCACAAAGACGACAGGAGCACTGCCTAGGCAACAGGAGCACTGTCTAGACCACAGGAGCACTGTCTAGACGACAGGAGCTAGGCAACAGGAGCACTGTCTAGACCACAGGAGCACTGCCTAGGCAACAGGAGCACTGTCTAGACCACAGGAGCACTGCCTAGGCAACAGGAGCACTGTCTAGACCACAGGAGCACTGTCTAGACGACAGGAGGTCTAGACACTGTCTAGACACTGTCTAGACCACAGGAGCACTGCCTAGGCAACAGGAGCACTGTCTAGACCACAGGAACACTGTCTAGACGACAGGAGGTCTAGACACTGTCTAGACACTGTCTAGACCACAGGAGCACTGTCTAGACCACAGGAGCACTGCCTAGGCAACAGGAGCACTGTCTAGACCACAGGAGCGCTGTCTAGACCACAGGAGCACTGCCTAGGCAACAGGAGCACTGTCTAGACCACAGGAGCACTGTCTAGACGACAGGAGCACTGCCTAGACCACAGGAGCACTGTCTAGACCACAGGAGCACTGTCTAGACCACAGGAGCGCTGTCTAGACGACAGGAGCACTGCCTAGGCAACAGGAGCACTGTCTAGACCACAGGAGCACTGTCTagacaacaggagcactgcctaGACCACAGGAGCACTGTCTAGACCACAGGAGCACTGCCTAGGCAACAGGAGCACTGTCTAGACCACAGGAGCACTGCCTAGGCAACAGGAGCACTGTCTAGGCAACAGGAGCACTGCCTAGGCAACAGGAGCACTGCCTAGACTACAGGAGCACTGCCTAGACGACAGGAGCACTGTCTAGGCAACAGGAGCACTGCCTAGGCAACAGGAGCACTGTCTAGACCACAGGAGCAGGAGCGCTGTCTAGACCACAGGACACTGTCTAGACCACAGGAGCACTGTCTAGACCACAGGACACTGTCTAGACCACAGGAGCAGGAGCGCTGTCTAGACCACCGGAGCACTGTCTAGACCACAGGAGCACTGTCTAGACCACAGGAGCACTGCCTAGGCAACAGGAGCACTGCCTAGATGACAGGAGCACTGCCTAGACCACAGGAGCACTGTCTAGACCACAGGAGCACTGTCTAGACCACAGGAGCGCTGTCTAGACCACAGGAGCACTGTCTAGACCACAGGAGCACTGTCTAGACCACAGGAGCACTGCCTAGGCAACAGGAGCACTGTCTAGACCACAGGAGCACTGTCTAGACCACAGGAGCACTGCCTAGACCACAGGAGCACTGTCTAGGCAACAGGAGCACTGTCTAGACCACAGGAGCGCTGTCTAGACCACAGGAGCACTGCCTAGACCACAGGAGCACTGCCTAGACCACAGGAGCACTGCCTAGGCAACAGGAGCACTGTCTAGGCAACAGGAGCGCtgtctccactattccagcaccatttcaacttaaaacattttaaacatcatcaaatcaacaaggctatatatgcttattttaatacactgaaaacaaacttaaagataccaaaaacaatttagtacaATCAATGTTGTTAAATATCAGgttactgatttctgtgtgtgtgtgtgtgtgtatgtgtgtgtgtgtgtgtgtgtgtgtgtgtgtgtgtgtgtgtgtgtgtgtgtgtgtgtgtgtgtgtgtgtgtttgtgtgtgcacgtgATTGTGTGCACGTTATTGTGTGCACGTTATTGTGTGCACGGGGCAAGTAAAACAATTTTTGGGGACTCATcctacttgtagactagttgaacaCCAAAgccgtcctcctctctttcatgttgccaaAATTGTCTATGACTCCATTGGcgagccttccctgtggctcagctggtagagcatggtgtttgcaatgccagggttgtgggttcgattccaacggggggggccagtacaaaaaaatgcatgaaatgaaatgtatgcattcactactgtaagttgctctggataagagcgtctgctaaatgactaaaatgtcaaatgtatttgttcaccggagaaagcatccaccCCTTTGTCTCGGGAAGTGTAGCATGTCATGGGAAGCCAGTTTTGGATTTgacttcacaccaatcacatcacaagcCAAAACATCATTATTGACAGAAATAAACTTGAATTGTTgcgtgttgttgtcctccagtggctagGCCCTTTCCTAAATGATCCATGGATGGACATAGGGGAactggacttgtggttttacttaattctccgtactggccaatgattacaACTGCGATTCTGacccaaccattaattcatacattgtgtctctggcctgagaggatggaagttcaacatctAGCTAGATGTAATACGCTAATGTTAACTAGGTGGCCTCGCatatcgttgcccatgaaaggaaacTAATAAGCATGTATTTTAGCcgggtagcctaggacaacaaataCTAAAAGCGTGTACATTTTACGACAGAGTCACAGACCGTTTAGACAACATGAAAGAGGGGGGTGGCATTGGCGTTTATCCACTTATTTGGGGTTTTTTGTGTTTTTaaaggaaaaacatttttaaaaaatgaaatcTTAACAGCCGCTTGACTTTGTTCTTTTTTTGTCATCTCTCATGCCACATTCCCATTGTTAACGTTATAGTTATTGctattttgtcacgtcctgaccagcagagggaggtattgtatcagttttggtcaggatgtggcacgTTTTTGTATGTAAggggtttgtgttggtgattagactcccaattgaaggcaggtgtgttgagttgcctttgattgggagtcctatataggagtgtgtgtttttctttggggttgtgggtagttgtccttgcactgcgaGACTGTTGCTGTCGTCGTTATTGTttttttgtccagtggatactgtactcctttttttggtaataaataaccatgagtattcacatacctgctgcgccttggtccattcttgacgaCGGTTGTTACATTTTCCATTGCTGTAGTTTCTGTAGTCTGGTGGCCAGTTATTATAtgaaaagaaagaagagagaaataTTTCCGTTCTTCCCATCACGGACTGGTAGagctgggacaccaggtgggtgaaatAACGGTCAAGTAGAACAGAAAAACAGCACTAACTCAGAACCTCCATACGTGGACCAACCTCCATACGTGGACCAACCTCCATACCTGGACCAACCTCCATACGTGGACCAACCTCCATACGTGGACCAACCTCCATACGTGGACCAACCTCCATGCGTGGACCAACCTCCATACGTGGACCAACCTCCATACGTGGACCAACCTCCATACCTGGACCAACCTCCATACGTGGACCAACCTCCATACGTGGACCAACCTCCATACGTGGACCAACCTCCATACGTGGACCAACCTCCATACGTGGACCAACCTCCATGCGTGGACCAACCTCCATGCGTGGACCAACCTCCATACGTGGACCAACCTCCATACCTGGACCAACCTCCATACCTGGACCAACCTCCATACGTGGACCAACCTCCATACGTGGACCAACCTCCATACCTGGACCAACCTCCATACGTGGACCAACCTCCATACGTGGACCAACCTCCATACCTGGACCAACCTCCATACCTGGACCAACCTCCATACGTGGACCAACCTCCATACCTGGACCAACCTCCATACGTGGACCAACCTCCATGCGTGGACCAACCTCCATACGTGGACCAACCTCCATACGTGGACCAACCTCCATACCTGGACCAACCTCCATACCTGGACCAACCTCCATACGTGGACCAACCTCCATACCTGGACCAACCTCCATACCTGGACCAACCTCCATACGTGGACCAACCTCCATACGTGGACCAACCTCCATACCTGGACCAACCTCCATACCTGGACCAACCTCCATACGTGGACCAACCTCCATACGTGGACCAACCTCCATACGTGGACCAACCTCCATACGTGGACCAACCTCCATACGTGGACCAACCTCCATACGTGGACCAACCTCCATACGTGGACCAACCTCCATACGTGGACCAACCTCCATACCTGGACCAACCTCCATACCTGGACCAACCTCCATATGTGGACCAACCTCCATACCTGGACCAACCTCCATACCTGGACCAACCTCCATATGTGGACCAACCTCCATACGTGGACCAACCTCCATGCGTGGACCAACCTCCATGCGTGGACCAACCTCCATGCGTGGACCAACCTCCATGCGTGGACCAACCTCCATGCGTGGACCAACCTCCATACCTGGACCAACCTCCATACGTGGACCAACCTCCATACGTGGACCAACCTCCATGCGTGGACCAACCTCCATGCGTGGACCAACCTCCATGCGTGGACCAACCTCCATGCGTGGACCAACCTCCATACGTGGACCAACCTCCATATGTGGACCAACCTCCATACGTGGACCAACCTCCATGCGTGGACCAACCTCCATACGTGGACCAACCTCCATGCGTGGACCAACCTCCATGCGTGGACCAACCTCCATACGTGGACCAACCTCCATATGTGGACCAACCTCCATACGTGGACCAACCTCCATGCGTGGACCAACCTCCATACGTGGACCAACCTCCATGCGTGGACCAACCTCCATGCGTGGACCAACCTCCATGCGTGGACCAACCTCCATACGTGGACCAACCTCCATACGTGGACCAATCTCCATACGTGGACCAACCTCCATGCGTGGACCAACCTCCATGCGTGGACCAACCTCCATGCGTGGACCAACCTCCATACGTGGACCAACCTCCATGCGTGGACCAACCTCCATGCGTGGACCATTGGCCGCTTTCTTCTAAATTCCACGGGAGCATAAAAATCACTAGGTGATAACACAATTCATGTTTTGTATTTACATCATGTAATGTAGAAAGTATATTTATTGGTGAATTGTAGCAAGCTTTTCACCCAATGGTACCGTTAACTAGTAAATGATTTATGTGGAAATCAAGTCCAGTCAAAACCAGTATCCCATctagccaccaccaccaccaccagtttATTCTCTGTATGTATCTCAGGTAGAAATCAGCAACCGCCCCttttcttcattttttaaaaatctgATGTCGGAAGCTATTTAGAGTCTTTAAAacatatacaaaacaaaatgttaaaaaaaaatgtattcgctatatgtctgtatttgatATTTGATATAATGTGGAATAGTTTTATTTAATTTTTCTCATTTCTTTGgaatccctctggctgttatgtttatgttttgcatgttactgttaataaaaaataaataataataataaaaataaaaagaaatcagcaacCTGGCGTCGCTTCCTGAAAAATGTGGAAATTGCGCCTCTCTGTGGTGAAAATATATAATACCAGAAGTTTAAATATGCCTTCTACGGTGTCCTCCGAGGATCAAACATTTTTCATACCGGATGaatagagagaagaagaaggaaaaaaaatcgCGTTTGTTTGGTCGAGAACGAGGCGAACAGAAACTTCTGGGCGAAGACGAGGTTGAGTAGACTCGTTTTGAATTCCCGATCCTTGTTCCTCTCAAACCCACAACGCTGTTAGCTACACACTCAGACTAGAGAGGGCTATGTGAAGAGCTTAGACTAATCCTAAAATCAGGAGAATTGTTTGACTTAAACTAgatattgttttttgtttttttttactagcTAGTCCTAGCCaaacaagctaacgttagctagcttgctacacATTTTAACCCAACATGGCgctttaaaataatgtttttttttatgaccagggatgatgatgatgatatgttTGGCTAGCTAGGAAACTCTGCTCCTGCAATCAATCAAAAACAATCACAAACGACTCTTATAGAAATAGACCCACCCAGGAGTCGAGCATTGAATAAACCGTCTTGCTGTGCATCAGCTGTCTTTGTTatggttaactagctagcaatcTAGATCCAATTGACCATTCTGTAAATGCCAATGAATGGATTTGCAATTATTACAATACTGATTGATGATAATGACACACTTGCACCCAATGAAATACCTGTACCTGGTCACTCTAATAGGGTTATATTGGTTTGTGTATGTAGTTAGTTGACTGACTGTCTGCTTGGGAGatggaggagcaggagagagctATGGAAGAGGATGCTCTGGACTCCAAGCCTCCACTGACCACTGAAGAGGATGAGCCCAAACACACAGACCTCCACGGGTCTCATATCACTGAAACACAACAGGTGGGACTTGACCCCAGGAGTTGGTGGGACTTGACCCCAGGAGTTGGTGGGACTTGACCCTAGGAGTCGGTGGGACTTGACCCTATGAGTCGGTGGGACTTGAACCTATGAGTCGGTGGGACTTGACCCTATGAGTCGGTGGGACTTGACCCTATGAGTCGGTGGGACTTGACCCTATGAGTCGGTGGGACTTGACCCTATGAGTCGGTGGGACTTGACCCTATGAGTCGGTGGGACTTGACCCTATGAGTCGGTGGGACTTAAACCTATGAGTCGGTGGGACTTGACCCTAGGAATTGGTGGGACTTGACCCCAGGAGTTGGTGGGACTTGACCCTATGAGTTGCTGGGACTTGACCCTATGAGTTGGTGGGACTTGACCCTATGAGTTGGTGGGACTTGACCCTATGAGTTGGTGGGACTTGACCCCAGGAGTTGGTGAGACTTGACCCCAGGAGTTGGTGGGACTTGACCCTATGAGTTGGTGGGACTTGACCCTATGAGTTGGTGGGACTTGACCCTATGAGTTGGTGGGACTTGACCCTATGAGTTGGTGGGACTTGACCCTATGAGTTGGTGGGACTTGACCCAAGGAGTTGGTCGGACTTGACCATATGAGTTGGTGGGACTTGACCCTATGAGTTGGTGGGACTTGACCCCAGGAGTTGGTGGGACTTGACCCTATGAGTTGGTGGGACTTGACCCTATGAGTTGGTGGGACTTGACCCTATGAGTTGGTGGGACTTGACCCCAGGAGTTGGTGGGACTTGACCCCAGGAGTTGGTGGGACTTGACCCCAGGAGTTGGTGGGACTTGACCCCAGGAGTTGGTGGGACTTGACCCTAGGAGTCGGTGGTACTTGACCCTAGGAGTCGGTGGGACTTGACCCTAGGAGTCGGTGGGACTTGACCCTAGGAGTCGGTGGGACTTGACCCTATGAGTCGGTGGGACTTGACCCTATGAGTCGGTGGGACTTGACCCTATGAGTTGGTGGGACTTGACCCCAGGAGTTGGTGGGACTTGACCCCAGGAGTTGGTGGGACTTGACCCTATGAGTTGGTGGGACTTGACCCTATGAGTTGGTGGGACTTGACCCAAGGAGTTGGTCGGACTTGACCCTATGAGTTGGTGGGACTTGACCCTATGAGTTGGTGGGACTTGACCCCAGGAGTTGGTGGGACTTGACCCTATGAGTTGGTGGGACTTGACCCTATGAGTTGGTGGGACTTGACCCTATGAGTTGGTGGGACTTGACCCTATGAGTTGGTGGGACTTGACCCCAGGAGTTGGTGGGACTTGACCCTAGGAGTCGGTGGTACTTGACCCCAGGAGTTGGTGGGACTTGACCCCAGGAGTTGGTGGGACTTGACCCCAGGAGTTGGTGGGACTTGACCCCAGGAGTTGGTGGGACTTGACCCTAGGAGTCGGTGGTACTTGACCCTAGGAGTCGGTGGTACTTGACCCTAGGAGTCGGTGGGACTTGACCCTAGGAGTCGGTGTGACTTGACCCTAGGAGTCGGTGGGACTTGACCCTAGGAGTCGGTGGGACTTAAACCTATACCTTTCGAAATGATTTGTGATGAGAAAGAATAATACAGTGCATATATCAGGAGACCAAATCAATGTAAATTAGCATAGTCACATGCATGTGAAGTATTGTATTGTTTTCCAGGAGCCCAGTGAACCTGAAGAGAATGAGACGAAGCCACAGTCCTCAGAGCTGCTTGTTATCAACAGCATAGCTCCTCCAGACAGCTGGGAACCAGTCCACACTGATATCAAACCTGAGGAACTGACAGAGACAGAAATGCTGATCCTGTCACAGACAGAGAATCGGACAGCGATACAGACACAGGACCAGACACAGACATTATCACAGACAGAGGAGTTTATCATACTTGATCAGAATGGACAGCCCATACAGTGTGAACGCGTGGTGAGTCGAGAGGGTTTCACAAGAGCATAGAAACAGGTCCAGGCAGCTGCCGAATGGTATCCTGGTGATCCCAGATGTGTTTGTGCTGAATAGCCAACTTGTTATAGCCAAACACATCTGGCGGCACCAGACTAGACTAGTCaattcatttttttcccccatgcTTCTTAAACACAACCTATGAACTGTTGGGTTTAGGGTCTTCGCGTAGCCTAAACGTCTTTCCTCCTCTAGGTGATACTGACCGGTCAGTCAGACAACGGAGAGATGTATGTTATCCCGTCTAATCAGCTAGGAGAGGCTCAGGTATTACTTCCTCGTGGACACCTACTGGACATCATAGACCTCACAGGTATTATTAACCTGAAACTCGCCTGTTTCTACAGATACCATCGCCCTATTCcttattatagtgcactactgttcacCAGAGCTGGCCTACAAATTACTTCAGGTCAGACTGATGTTATGTGGAGCTCGATCGACAGAGCAGCGGAATTTAATTCAGGATGAGTCGTCAGGGAAACGGAAGTCTGCGTTTCTGACGTCCCCTCTGGAAATATATTAGTTGTTTTATTACGTTCTATTTCTTGTTAGACAGTGTCAAGGAAATTTTAACAGAAATTGATCAAATTCCTTGTACAGTGTTTGGTGTTACAGAATTGACTAGAACGCTATCtctatcagaggaggctggtgaggggaggacggctcataataatgtctggaacagagcagaacagaacggcATCGAACACCTGGAGACCGatgcatttttacatttacattttagtcatttagcagacgctcttatccagagcgacttacagtagtgaatgcatacattacatacattattattattttttattttttttcgtactggtcccccgtgggaatcgaacccacaaccctggcgttgcaaacaccatgctctaccaactgagccacaggcgATTGATGTAGTTGATGATaccattccgctccagtcataaccacgagccagtcctccccaaatgaaggtgccaccagcctcctgtgctcTCTCTATAGTTTGGTGTACGAAGTTGACTATTGTCTGATCTGTTTGTTTAGGATCCTGCGGAGAGAAGACTGCGGATGAGGAAGAGCTTCACACTATCACGTTAACAGCCGTTACGGACGACAGCGGCGGTTCGACGTCGGCCCTTACGGACGACAGCGGCGGTTCGACTACAGTAACGTCGGCCGTTACGGACGACAGCGGCGGTTCGACGTCGGCCCTTACGGACGACAGCGGCGGTTCGACTACAGTAACGTCGGCCGTTACGGACGACAGCGGCGGTTCGACTACGGTACCGTCGGCCGTTACAGACGACAGCGGCGGTTCGACGTCGGCCGTTACGGACGACAGCGGCGGTTCGACTACAGTAACGTCGGCCGTTACGGACGACAGCGGCGGTTCGACTACAGTAACGTCGGCTGTTACGGACGACAGCGGCGGTTCGACTACAGTACCGTCGGCCGTTACGGACGACAGCGGCGGTTCGACTACAGTACCGTCGGCCGTTACGGACGACAGCGGCGGTTCGACTACAGTACCGTCGGCCGTTACGGACGACAGCGGCGGTTCGACTACAGTAACGTCGGCCGTTACGGACGACAGCGGCGGTTCGACTACAGTACCGTCGGCTGCAGCTAACACCTCAGCACAGAGGTGGGCTCACATCTTCTTCTTACCGTTACACTCAGTAACTCTTTCAGGAATATTAGGTTCATTTGACAATAgttgtaactgttactgtattgtTGTGTTGCTGTTTAGCTCTCAGGACTGTTTCACCTCTCTTCTGAAACCTCTCCCATCCAACGCCCCCAACTGGGCCCTGAGGCTTCATAATGCTGAGGTACGTCTACCAACTGGGCCCTGAGGCTTCATAATGCTGAGGTACGTCTACCAACTGGGCCCTGAGGCTtcataatttttatttatttttttattttaccgttattttaccaggtaagttgactgagaacacattctcatttacagcaacgacctggggaatagttacaggggagaggagggggatgaatgagccaattgtaagctggggatgattagacagccgtgatggtatgagtgccagattgggaatttagccaggacaccggggttaacacccctactgttacgataagtaccatgggatctttaatgacctcagagagtcaggacacccgtttaacgtcccatccgaaagacggcaccctacacagggcagtgtccccaatcactgccctggggcattgggatattttttagaccagaggaaagagtgcctcctactggccctccaataccacttccagcagcatctggtctcccatccagggactgaccaggaccaaccctgcttagcatcagaagcaagccagcagttggatgcagggtggtatgctgctggtaaTGCTGAGGTACGTCTACCAACTGGGCCCTGAGGCTTCATAATGCTGAGGTACGTCTACCATCTGGGCCCTGAGGCTTCATAATGCTGAGGTACGTCTACCATCTGGGCCCTGAGGCTTCATAATGCTGAGGTACGTCTACCATCTGGGCCCTGAGGCTTCATAATGCTGAGGTACGTCTACCAACTGGGCCCTGAGGCTTCATAACGCTGAGGTACGTCTACCATCTGGGCCCTGAGGCTTCATAATGCTGAGGTATGTCTACTAACTGGGCCCTGAGACTTCGTACACTAAACTGCATTACACTGCTCCCAACCTGAAACATTCTAACACAtcgaaatcaaattttatttgtcacatgcgacgaatacaacagtagactttaccgtgaaatactaACTTACAAGcactttaaccaacaatgcagttttatgaaaaatctgatttaagaaaatatttactaaaataaactaaagtaaaaaaatagaagagcaacaataaaataacaatcacGAGACTATagacacaggttagtcgaggtaatatgtacatgtaggtaggggtgaagtgactatgcatagataataaacagagagtagcagcagcgtaaaaaaaggtGAGGGGAAGGGcaggcaatgtaaatagtccgggtggccatttgattaattgttcaggagtcttatggtttgggggtagaagctgttgagaagcctcttggacctagacttggtgctccggtaccgcttgttgtgcggtagtagagagaacagtctatgactgaggTGACTGgaatctttggcaatttttagggccttcctctgacaccgcctggtatagaggtcctggatggcaggaagcttggccccagtgatgtactgggctgttcgcactaccctctgtagtgtcttgcggtcagaggctgagcagttgccataccaggcagtgatgcaaccagtcaggatcctctcga belongs to Salmo trutta chromosome 20, fSalTru1.1, whole genome shotgun sequence and includes:
- the LOC115156265 gene encoding leucine-rich repeat extensin-like protein 3, which produces MTPLASLPCGSAEQKNSTNSEPPYVDQPPYVDQPPYLDQPPYVDQPPYVDQPPYVDQPPCVDQPPYVDQPPYVDQPPYLDQPPYVDQPPYVDQPPYVDQPPYVDQPPYVDQPPCVDQPPCVDQPPYVDQPPYLDQPPYLDQPPYVDQPPYVDQPPYLDQPPYVDQPPYVDQPPYLDQPPYLDQPPYVDQPPYLDQPPYVDQPPCVDQPPYVDQPPYVDQPPYLDQPPYLDQPPYVDQPPYLDQPPYLDQPPYVDQPPYVDQPPYLDQPPYLDQPPYVDQPPYVDQPPYVDQPPYVDQPPYVDQPPYVDQPPYVDQPPYVDQPPYLDQPPYLDQPPYVDQPPYLDQPPYLDQPPYVDQPPYVDQPPCVDQPPCVDQPPCVDQPPCVDQPPCVDQPPYLDQPPYVDQPPYVDQPPCVDQPPCVDQPPCVDQPPCVDQPPYVDQPPYVDQPPYVDQPPCVDQPPYVDQPPCVDQPPCVDQPPYVDQPPYVDQPPYVDQPPCVDQPPYVDQPPCVDQPPCVDQPPCVDQPPYVDQPPYVDQSPYVDQPPCVDQPPCVDQPPCVDQPPYVDQPPCVDQPPCVDHWPLSSKFHGSIKITR